One genomic region from Leucoraja erinacea ecotype New England chromosome 36, Leri_hhj_1, whole genome shotgun sequence encodes:
- the slc25a44a gene encoding solute carrier family 25 member 44a isoform X2, with amino-acid sequence MLRLCSYLQHTPAQLLEACSRFSVGFGRSLWLAKTRVFKMQAERNIRIIEWEDMDKKKFYSVGFLMALSIRLGVYPIILIRTRLQVQKGRTHYKGTSDAFSKILKFEGIRGLYRGFLVNAFTLISGQAYVTTYELVRMYVSRYSDNNTVKSIIAGGSASIVAQSFVVPSDVISQHIMMAGQKGYRGRLEMFQIPGTTRRNFGQAKEIIVNIFKIDGPRGFYRGYLAALLMYIPHSAVWWPSYHFFAEQISKWTPIEWPHLIIQGIAGPMAAIAACTVTNPMDVIKTRVQVGDKSISDTFRQLLREEGAWGFTKGLTARILSTAPTALALVVGYETLKKISLKEEFVATRHW; translated from the exons ATCGCTGTGGTTGGCAAAAACGAGAGTGTTCAAAATGCAAGCAGAACGAAACATTCGGATAATAGAATGGGAGGACATGGACAAGAAAAAATTCTACTCTGTTGGTTTTCTCATGGCTCTGTCAATCCGCTTAGGAGTTTATCCCATCATACTGATTAGAACACGGCTTCAGGTCCAAAAAGGCAGGACCCATTACAAAGGCACTTCTGACGCATTCAGTAAAATTCTAAAATTTGAGGGGATACGAGGACTTTACAGAGGGTTTCTGGTGAATGCGTTTACCCTAATCTCTGGCCAAGCGTACGTTACGACCTATGAACTGGTGCGCATGTACGTATCCCGCTACAGCGACAATAATACAGTTAAGTCCATTATAGCTGGAGGCTCAGCATCCATTGTGGCACAGAGCTTCGTAGTGCCCAGCGATGTAATTTCCCAGCACATAATGATGGCCGGCCAGAAAGGCTACAGGGGCCGATTAGAGATGTTCCAGATACCAGGCACTACCAGACGAAACTTTGGCCAGGCAAAGGAGATAATTGTTAACATTTTCAAGATTGATGGCCCACGAGGATTTTACAGAGGATATTTAGCTGCCTTGTTGATGTACATTCCTCACAGTGCAGTGTGGTGGCCTTCTTACCACTTCTTTGCAG AGCAAATTTCAAAATGGACTCCCATTGAATGGCCTCATCTGATTATTCAAGGAATAGCTGGACCAATGGCAGCAATTGCAGCATGTACAGTCACCAACCCAATGGATGTGATCAAAACAAGGGTTCAG GTGGGGGACAAATCGATAAGTGACACTTTCAGGCAGCTCCTGAGAGAGGAAGGTGCGTGGGGCTTCACCAAGGGGCTCACCGCTCGCATCTTATCTACAGCTCCAACAGCTCTTGCCTTAGTGGTTGGTTACGAAACATTGAAAAAGATTAGTTTAAAAGAAGAATTTGTGGCAACTAGACATTGGTAA
- the slc25a44a gene encoding solute carrier family 25 member 44a isoform X1 has protein sequence MQAERNIRIIEWEDMDKKKFYSVGFLMALSIRLGVYPIILIRTRLQVQKGRTHYKGTSDAFSKILKFEGIRGLYRGFLVNAFTLISGQAYVTTYELVRMYVSRYSDNNTVKSIIAGGSASIVAQSFVVPSDVISQHIMMAGQKGYRGRLEMFQIPGTTRRNFGQAKEIIVNIFKIDGPRGFYRGYLAALLMYIPHSAVWWPSYHFFAEQISKWTPIEWPHLIIQGIAGPMAAIAACTVTNPMDVIKTRVQVGDKSISDTFRQLLREEGAWGFTKGLTARILSTAPTALALVVGYETLKKISLKEEFVATRHW, from the exons ATGCAAGCAGAACGAAACATTCGGATAATAGAATGGGAGGACATGGACAAGAAAAAATTCTACTCTGTTGGTTTTCTCATGGCTCTGTCAATCCGCTTAGGAGTTTATCCCATCATACTGATTAGAACACGGCTTCAGGTCCAAAAAGGCAGGACCCATTACAAAGGCACTTCTGACGCATTCAGTAAAATTCTAAAATTTGAGGGGATACGAGGACTTTACAGAGGGTTTCTGGTGAATGCGTTTACCCTAATCTCTGGCCAAGCGTACGTTACGACCTATGAACTGGTGCGCATGTACGTATCCCGCTACAGCGACAATAATACAGTTAAGTCCATTATAGCTGGAGGCTCAGCATCCATTGTGGCACAGAGCTTCGTAGTGCCCAGCGATGTAATTTCCCAGCACATAATGATGGCCGGCCAGAAAGGCTACAGGGGCCGATTAGAGATGTTCCAGATACCAGGCACTACCAGACGAAACTTTGGCCAGGCAAAGGAGATAATTGTTAACATTTTCAAGATTGATGGCCCACGAGGATTTTACAGAGGATATTTAGCTGCCTTGTTGATGTACATTCCTCACAGTGCAGTGTGGTGGCCTTCTTACCACTTCTTTGCAG AGCAAATTTCAAAATGGACTCCCATTGAATGGCCTCATCTGATTATTCAAGGAATAGCTGGACCAATGGCAGCAATTGCAGCATGTACAGTCACCAACCCAATGGATGTGATCAAAACAAGGGTTCAG GTGGGGGACAAATCGATAAGTGACACTTTCAGGCAGCTCCTGAGAGAGGAAGGTGCGTGGGGCTTCACCAAGGGGCTCACCGCTCGCATCTTATCTACAGCTCCAACAGCTCTTGCCTTAGTGGTTGGTTACGAAACATTGAAAAAGATTAGTTTAAAAGAAGAATTTGTGGCAACTAGACATTGGTAA